In the Salvia miltiorrhiza cultivar Shanhuang (shh) chromosome 8, IMPLAD_Smil_shh, whole genome shotgun sequence genome, CCACTCTCCCCATTGCTTCTCTACACTCGTTTCTTACCAAACCCAGATTCAATTTTGATAATGCCAGCTGCCAAATGAGACACTTCTCCGCCTATCCCAGATTCAATCTTGATAATCTCACCCACCAAATTAGATCCTTCTCCTCCTATCCCAGATTCGATTTTGGATCTATACGTGAGCCCAATGATGCCGTCGCTCTATTTCGGGATATGATGAGAACGGAGCCGCTTCCTTCTGTTAAGCTTTTCTCAAGATTGCTGAGTGCTGTGGTCAAGCTGAAACAATACTCTGCTGCACTTCATCTGTTCGACGAAATGCTTCAAAGGGATGCTCCTGTAAATCACTACACGTTGAGTATTGCAATTGATTGCTATTGCCGACTGAAAAGACCTGATTTTGGGTTTGCGATCTTAGGCATTTTTTTCAAGCGTGGGTACGAGCCTACTGTTGTAACCTTCAACATTCTCGTGAAGGGCCTTCTGTTTGTTGGAAGGATCCCAGAGGCAGCTAAATTGTTGGGGAAGCTGTCGGCCTACCAACTGTGCGACCCCGATGAGTATACGTATAATACTATAATTCATGGGTTATGCAAAGCTGGAGATATTCTACAGGCGATTGGTTTGCTCTGCTCATtggaaaaaggaaaagggaaCTGCAAACCCGATGTCTATTCTTACAACATAGTCATTGATGGTCTATGCAAGAACGGAAAGGTGGACGAAGCTCTCCAACTCTTCTCCACTTTGGGTGATAGGGGGATTTCACCAAATGTCGTGACATATAGTTCAATAATCGAGGGGTTGTGCAAGCTGAGAAGAATGGACGAGGCTGAAGACATTTTCAAGAAGATGATTGCTAATAAGGTCTGCCCAGATGTGTGGACATATAATATCTTTGTGGATGCTTGGTGCAGAGAGGGAAGGTTGGAAGAGGCCGAGCATATATTGGTAAAAATGAAGGAGATTGATGTTCAACCCAACATTGTCATATACAATGCATTGATTAATGGATACTGTTTGCAAGGAAAAGTGAATGAAGCTGAACGCATTTTCCAATTAGCAGTGAATTCCGGAATCAATCCCGATATCATAAGCTACAGTAGCCTGATGAATGGCTATTGCAAAATCGGGCGAGTCGATGAAGTTTCACGTCTTTTTACCAAAATTGGCACTGAAGGGTTAGAGCGCAATGTTGTTTGTTATTCCATAATGCTAGAGGCGCTATTTCGTGAAGGAAGATGCGAGGACGGCTTGAATTTGTTCAAAGAGATGCAATCTCTAGGATTGTCTCCTGATGTGATGACTTACAATATCTTCTTGGATGGTTTGTGCAGTGCTCATCGTATCACTGAAGCATTTTCCATATTGCACACTATGGAAGGTAAAGGCATCGTTCCAAACATAGTAACATTCAATATTCTCATTGAGGGATTGTGCAACGACAACAAAGTCAGAGAAGCAAAAGATCTGTTCAACAAGCTTCCATCCAAAGGTTTGCAGCCTGATGTCATAACATGTAATATTCTCATTGGTGCACTTTGCAAAGAAGGACAGATTAAGGAGGGTAAGGATTTGATGACGCAAATGGTAAGCGACGGTTGCTTGCCTAATAGTGTAACATACAATGTTTTTGTTCGAGGTCTTCTCAAAATGAACAAGATGCTTGATGCAATGCCACTTTTGGAAGAGATGGATTCAAGGGGATTTACACTTGACAAAATTGCATATTCGATGTTGATTGAACATGTTAAAATGGAAGGTAGAGATAGTGTTTTGGTTGATAAGGTTAAGAAACTTTTACCGAAGGACTTCTATTCTAGTTAGGTTTTATGTTGTGTTTGTCGGTCAAGAATTATTGCAATAGAGCTTAAGGGGAAAGTACATTtgcttatttgtttatttaatctTTATGTTATGATAGatttaaaatgtttcaattttgtaGTTGTGATGTTGTTTATTTAATCTGTATGTTTTCTACATATAATAAagtgcctctctctctctctctctcacctatGACACACACATTTGTAGTAGTAGGCACTGACACTGTTGGTGGCACTGTTGCTCAACTTCTGCATTCATTGTATGTGCAAATTGGAGCTACATTTAATTTAGTTTCACTATGTAAGAATTATGTATGTGAAATCTTGATTGAAATCGAGATCTCTCTCTGTTTTGTCTGAGCTTGTAAGTTGATGTGTGGCGATCTTTAAGTGAGATTTGAACTCGAGGCCCTCCAATACCTCCTGTGGTATCTGAGGTTCATTTTCATCATTGAAAACTGAGCATCGAAAATAATAAGCAATTAGTTTTCTTGGGGAGAAAAAAAGAAACACAGAAGAAGCATCACCTTGAACAAGAACTGCCGCAAGAAACAGTATGAATAAGAACAAGTGATGAAAGGGATGTcaatgggagagagagagagagaaaggttacTGCTGAGCTCTATCTGTGTATTAATTGTTTTTCACTTGTCAATAGTTTTTAACTGCCTCCTGTTTGGGAAGCACGACACAGATTCTAAAGGATAAGAGCAATGTTCCTGTTTGAGGCAACATTGCCAATCGAAGGCTACAGCGAGAAGATCAACGATGCAGCGTGGAAGAGTGTTGAAGGGAAGAAGCGCAGATGATAAGAGGTTAGAATGCTATTTCATAATTCTTTCACAATCAAATGCTATCATGCATGTTTCAAGTGTTGGGAAGGGGAGTGtttactttgggtgatagcttACATAGATAACAATAATATAGGCTAATCCACTGCATACAGTTTGATGGATTGAATAATTTTGAGCTTATTTGAACTTCCAATATAATTCTTCAAATTCGCAATCATGTATTGTGAATCTCTTCCATCGCCCTCTTAAAGAATaatcgtaatcctgttggagtTTTTAACTGCATAAATTTTGACCTTTAATAAACCTGCTGCTAGTAAGTGCAAAAACCATGGCAAAGACTGATTAAGAAATCAAATAATTCTCAATTGTCTTTCTACTTTATTTTTTTGGCCAATTCTTTAGGTAGAAATGACTGAAAATTTTCTATTGTCACCAGGCGACGCCTCAGCATGGGTTTGCAACTTCAATTTGCATTGATCTTGCAACGGTTCGTTTTTTAGTATGTAGCTTTGGTTAGTTAAATCACTATGCATTGATAGTTGTTTGCTGCAAATAAGAATATAGCAGTAGCCATACTAGCATTCTTCTTCAGCGGTTGTTTTTTAGTTGCTACTATTTTTTGAATGGTAATTGCGAATCATTGTGGATCATTTTATTGCCTTCTTGAATCTTGTCATCTTATATTTAACATATCAATTATTAAATGGAACATGAAATTCTATGACACCAAATATTTCTTTATTTGCTTTGAGCTAGCAGTTCATGTTTGAAAAGGCAAGAAGTTGGATATTTTGTGTTTGGTTGAGGATTTTACTTAATTTTAACATAATGGACTGTAATCTACATTTATCAATAAATAATTGTGTTTTTAAAACATAATGCTACGAGCCTTATTCCGTGAAGAGAAATGTGAAGACGGCTCGAATATGTTCAAAGAGATGCAAGCACTACAAGTGTCTCAAAGATAAAGGCGTCATTTCAAACATAGTAACTTTACATGCAATGATAATAAAGTTACACgaggtgtgcgtgtgttggccaagcggtaaggggttaatgtctaaggccaaaggtcttgggttcgagtcctctaTGGCGCGGCCTTtagatttctttatttaatactgttaaattatcaaaaaaaaaaaagttacacgAGCAAAGGATTCGTTCGATGAACATATTGAGGCTAAAAATTCGATGATGCAAATTGTAAATAACAACTACTTGCTTGATTGTGTGTCGTACAATGTTTTTGTTCAATGTCTTCTCCAATCGAGCAAGATGCAAGATGCAATTTTGTTGTTGGATTGAATGAGAATCATATTTGATGGCACGGTTATTTCGATTTTGAGTAAACATCTATCATTATTTCGATTTTAATTAAACATTTGCAGAGCGAAGGTAGAaaatagtgttttttttttttacaatattaaGAAACTTATAtcaacaaatatattttttgtttgtaCAGTTTACATATTTCACTAAGAAAAATGTggtaatttttttgtttatattaataaactagttcaagaaaaatgaaaatatgtaAACTGATTTTTAGAAATGAAAGCACAATGATCCAATTTTAACAGATCGAAAGTACAACTTAATTTTGATAatcaaagtaaataaaattgatCCACGAATCAAAGTAGAATGAGTAGGTTCTAGATATGATATTTTTTGTTCACTatcattaaataattatttgattttttcatGTCCATAACATAACTGATAAGCTAGTATTGTTATATATTAGCAGAAATACGTTGTACGtataattaatgatattttaattgataatttattatttaaaaaaaatctattaattcattacttttagaTGTAATAAATGTAATAAATCTATTAAGTTAACGCACCCATAAAGTATTCTTTATAGATTTGGatgacaaataaatgtatatcaaaatagatttatattttataaacataataataaatatgtaGCATGAGTAAAATAGACAATCCACAAATTGTGTCTTACATTGCCTTacgctctttttctattagtacaGATTTAACAAATGTCGTATAAAATTGTATTTTTCTAGTGGGACCCCTCCATCCATATTTAGATGTAATGACCAACTAATTCAATGTTTGATGCGGTATATTAGGGTGGATAAATTGTATTTCTAATGTTTGATGCGGTAGTTTATTAATAAGTGAAGCTCGCATTTATTTGGGGGGCCGTCGTAATTTCACTGtagcaaaaacataattaattcaGCGCTTATGGAGAGATTTCTAATATTGATAGCTACAGTGGCTGAGATTATAATTTAAGTAGTCGAAATTGTCCCTTGCTTCATTTTCAGGTGGTCATTTCATAATATAAGTGGAGGGTAAGGTGGTCATTTCACAATATAAGCTACACCATAATGTATTTTAATGTCTGCTATCAAACAATAAATTCCTATTAATTAACTAGAGATTATTTAGGAGCTATCAACCaatgataaatttaattaatttcaataaatgTGTATTAGGTATCTAATACACATTTTAGGCTACtaatactttttatattttaggcTACTAATACTTTTCCCCCTAAAGTGTTAAGGGCTAAATATAAATTTCCCCCatctataaataattaatctctAGATTACCATCAAACACGCCGTAAGAGTATTTAAAAACTATgaccataaaaaaaatacaaaacctgAATTTAGGAGTTATCACTAATTTAGATACTTTGACTAATTCATAACCAAATATATTAAACTTTATGAGCAAGAAAAATAAGACAAAATCCGTCCACCAATTGGAAGGAATTTATCTTCATTTCTGTTTTTAATAAAGTCCTATTCTTTAGGATTAGTTGGAAGGCTATTTAAAACAACAcccactttatttattttcaatcaaATTAATCTGCTTTTGCACTTTTCTTATCTATCATACAACTTTTACATTCATCTCTTCCAAACCTTCTAAAAAATTATCACTTTAAAAGAAAAATTTCAATCAAATTAATCTGCTTTTGCACTTTTCTTATCTATCATACACCTTTTACATTCATCTCTTCCAAACCTTCTCAAAAATTATCactttaaaagaaaaattagagTGAGAATGAGGCGAAATCACGCTGCCATGATTTTGGGAAGAATTATCTCCAATTCTTCTTTCAATTCATCCACTCTCCCCATTGCTTCTCTACACTCGTTTCTTGTCAAACCCAGATTCAATTTTTATAATCTCACCCACTAAATTAGATATATCTCCCCCTATCCCAGATTTAATCTTGAAAATCTCAGCCACCAAATCAGATACTTCTCCGCCTATCCCAGATTCAATCTTGAATCTATACGTGAGCCCAACAATGTCGTCGCTCTATTTTGGGGAAATGGTGAGGGCGCAGCCGCTCCCTTATGCTTCTGTTTTCAGTAAATTGTTGAGTACTGTGGTCAAGATGAAACAATACTCTCTTGCCCTTCATCTGATCGATGAAATGCTTCAAAGGCATGTTCCTGTAAATCACTACACCTTGAGTATTGCGATTGATTGCTACTGCCGACAGAAAAGGCCTGATTGTGGGTTTGCGATCTTAGGCATTTTTGTCAAGCGTGGGTTCGAGCCTACTGTGGTAACCTTTAACACTCTACTCAAAGGTCTATTGTTGGTTGGAAGGATCCCAGAGGCAACTAAAGTGTTGGGGAAGCTGTCTGTTAgaaatccttgacatcatctaatgatacgcagcggaaatacaaTCAAGGATAAGATctagatttataattatattcatgtgtagagataaAACACACAACAGTTggaataacttacttgttgtgCGGTAGAACGATCGTGACGTTTCCTGcagttgaatccactactagaggtatccacgtgtatgcagattcgatgcaggaacaattccaagTGCAAGTTTCAATCACGGAAAGCTAGGAAATCCTGATTGAATACTATACTGCTCTGTGTGTATTTCTCTCTTGTGTTTTCACGTGTcagacaaaagaaatatattcttattcttataagACTGATAGCCGCCTATTAACCCTAGATTAATAGGGCCGGGCCTTTTCTTTTGTCTACAATTAATTAGTCCAATAGCCCAActaataactaattaattaggttattagaatatatcaaatatatcctaatctagtccataaaatatctttcaatctcccacttggactagtattagattaaacaccaagcactatctttgcacccttgagcgaatcaacaatacacataaagtgtgacccaataggcctccattatcgtcgataatcaaattaaagtctacacaaaactcctagactgcgttgtgtagcgaacccgatatatgaagaacgtttacgtggattaTGTAAACAAACCTTTATATGAAGTTTATGTAATATCCTttcattcacgaaccactcgatTGAGCCTATGATCTGCCATGTGTCTATCAAAATAGCTCAATCActttatctcatctttattatATGACTCATTCGATCATATTCAATTACTTCTAATTGAATATATCTTTGCATTGGCCAATGACTAACGGTCAAATAATATAGAGAATTTGAAGTGTTCTCTCGAAATTCAAATCGAGGAATGAATCCTATTCTTGGCTCAACTACCATTTCCATTTG is a window encoding:
- the LOC130999329 gene encoding putative pentatricopeptide repeat-containing protein At1g12700, mitochondrial, whose translation is MRMRRNHAAMILGRIIFNSSFNSSTLPIASLHSFLTKPRFNFDNASCQMRHFSAYPRFNLDNLTHQIRSFSSYPRFDFGSIREPNDAVALFRDMMRTEPLPSVKLFSRLLSAVVKLKQYSAALHLFDEMLQRDAPVNHYTLSIAIDCYCRLKRPDFGFAILGIFFKRGYEPTVVTFNILVKGLLFVGRIPEAAKLLGKLSAYQLCDPDEYTYNTIIHGLCKAGDILQAIGLLCSLEKGKGNCKPDVYSYNIVIDGLCKNGKVDEALQLFSTLGDRGISPNVVTYSSIIEGLCKLRRMDEAEDIFKKMIANKVCPDVWTYNIFVDAWCREGRLEEAEHILVKMKEIDVQPNIVIYNALINGYCLQGKVNEAERIFQLAVNSGINPDIISYSSLMNGYCKIGRVDEVSRLFTKIGTEGLERNVVCYSIMLEALFREGRCEDGLNLFKEMQSLGLSPDVMTYNIFLDGLCSAHRITEAFSILHTMEGKGIVPNIVTFNILIEGLCNDNKVREAKDLFNKLPSKGLQPDVITCNILIGALCKEGQIKEGKDLMTQMVSDGCLPNSVTYNVFVRGLLKMNKMLDAMPLLEEMDSRGFTLDKIAYSMLIEHVKMEGRDSVLVDKVKKLLPKDFYSS